The Paracholeplasma morum sequence GTCACTAAATATAGACGTGAAGTCTTTACAGATGACATCTCTAATCGTGCTAAAGAGATTTTTGAAAATATAGCTACTAATTATCATATTACCTTAATTGAGTGGAACCACGATTCAGATCATGTTCACATTTTATTTAGG is a genomic window containing:
- the tnpA gene encoding IS200/IS605 family transposase, which produces MLKLDTNLHSVFMLWYHLILVTKYRREVFTDDISNRAKEIFENIATNYHITLIEWNHDSDHVHILFR